The Triticum dicoccoides isolate Atlit2015 ecotype Zavitan unplaced genomic scaffold, WEW_v2.0 scaffold9782, whole genome shotgun sequence genome segment ctaggtaaagcgaacgtcaagcgtgcgtagagttgtatcgatggtcgatagaacttgagggaatatttgttctacctttatctcctcgttgggttcgacactcttacttatcgaaaactattgcgatcccctatacttgtgggttatcaagacctttttctggcgccgttgctggggagcaatagcgtggggtgaatattctcgcgtGTGCTgtctgctttatcactaagtaacttttatttgttgttcttagttgtttcctatctttagttatgggtaggaaacgcaaaataccaaaaaaaattagttgtacctactgaaccaatggttgaagaaccaatcaaaatctatcacattgctgaagcttattacttggatcatctttgatccctatgtactagtgctaaaaccccaactagcttagttgagggcaaatctttagatgagcctgcttgttatgtgcgacaccgtatatctgcaaaagagaaactattatggggtcaaattcaaagtttgcaatgctatgcttggaatttatgtgaaatatatgattttacttgttgtactgaaaaccctaagaaacaccttccctatcaatgtgagtttagtgataatgaaatcgtatcttcgtatgctaagggtgtttacaattactatgatgttcaacaaattgaagaatttgttgcttttgagggtgcttatgaaattgcttctttgattgaaaagtatgatgctaattttcacaaatctgaaaattttgctatactgaaatattgctatgataattatgcttctaatacctatgttaaacaatatattgaggaatactccgctgtccaagaagagactaatattttgcaggagtctatggaagaagaaattgatgaaactgtgagctcattggatgaaaaagatgatgaggagagcgaagaacaaaaggaggaagagcggattgatcacctgtgcccaccttctcatGAGAGTAActtttcaactcatacattgtttaattccccttcgtgcttaccgaatgatgattgctatgatgactgttatgatccctttgattctcttgaaatatccctttttgatgatgcttgctatacttgtggccaagatgccaatatgaattatgcttatggagatgagcttgctatagttccttatgttaaacatgaagttgttgctattgcacccacgcatgatagtcctattatctttttgaattctcccaactacactatatcggagaagtttgcacttattaaggattatattgatgagttgccttttactactacacatgatgattttgatgagtataatatgcatgtgcttgctgctcctacttgcaattattatgagagaggaactatatgaaggaaatatgccctagaggcaataataaagttattatttatttccttatatcatgataaatgtttattattcatgctagaattgtattaaccggaaacatgatacatgtgtgaatacatagacaaatagagtgtcactagtatgcctctacttgactagctcgttaatcgaagatggttatgtttcctaaccatgaacaaaagagttgttatttgattaacgggatcacatcattagaagaatgatgtgattgacatgacccattccattagcttagcacccgatcgtttagtatgttgctattactttcttcatgacttatacatgttcctatgactatgtgattatgcaactcccgtttgccgaaggaacactttgtgtgctaccaaacgtcacaacgtaactgggtgattataaaggatctctacaggtgtctccaaaggtacatgttgggttggcatatttcgagattaggatttgtcactccgattgtcggagaggtatctctgggccctctcggtaatgcacatcacataagccttgcaagcattgcaactaatgagttagttgtgagatgatgtattacggaacgagtaaagagacttgctggtaacgagattgaactaggtattaagataccgacgatcgaatctcgggcaagtaacataccgatgacaaagggaacaacgtatgttgttatgcggtctgaccgataaagatcttcatagaatatgtgggagccaatatgagcatctaggttccgctattggttattgaccggagatgtgtctcggtcatgtcaacattgttctcgaacccgtagggtccgcacgcttaaggtttcaatgatagttatattatgagtttattagttttaatgtaccgaagttagttcggagtcccggatatgatcacggacataacgaggagtctcaaaatggtcgagacataaagattgatatattggacggaaatatttggacaccgaaagtgttccggggaagtttcggataaaatcggagtactggggggttaccgaaaccccccgaggggttaatgggcctcatgggcctaaagtggagaagaggaggggcggccagggcaggccgcacgccccctctcttcctagtccgaattggacaaggagggaggggcggcacccccctttccttcctctcctctctcccttccttccccctctcctacttggacaaggaaaaggagggagtcctactcccggtaggagtaggactcctccctggcgcgcctcatcatggccggccgcccctcccccttgctcctttatatacgggggcaggggggcacctctagacacaacaattgatccgtgagatctcttagccgtgtgcggtgcccccctccaccataatcctcgatattattgtagcggtgcttaggcgaagccctgcgatggtagaacatcaagatcgtcaccacgccgtcgtgctgagggaactcttccctgacactttgctggatcggagtccggggatcgtcatcgagctgaatgtgtgctaaaactcggaggtgtcgtagtttcagtgcttgatcggtcgggccgtgaagacgtacgactacatcaaccgcgttgttataacgcttccgctttcggtctacgagggtacgtagattacactctcccctctcgttgctatgcatcaccatgatcttgtgtgtgtgtaggatttttttgaaattactacgttccccaacactatatctccacctctctatgtttcgaacacgataaaattgcaagaaactgtttatactatgcattggcctttactttctgtgcatgaattgttcttttatgacatgccaatgcataggaagagagttagacttcgtcattacatgatatatgttactttgtgctcgctactaaattacaaatcattgctaaataaaattggctttgatataccttgggatccgggtggattcactacttgagcactatatgcctagcttaatggctttaaagaaagcgctgccagggagacaacccggaagttttagagagtcatttatttctgttgagtgctttcatatagtttaaaaacaacaaaaataaaggggGGAACCCAAGacttttcaaaaaaggaaagtgaaagtgagaaagacaagcactgttgaagtgggagagctccttgaactttgttcatgctcacggcaactttgtgaatcttgattacagaaacttctcaacaaaaataattatccccttgtacaattccattgtattataaaaataatgtgccaaggtttgcctttaggatgtttacgacgcttgttggtttgtgcggtgcaggacagaaactttggctgtagtgcatgaattttaatttttttactggaacatcaaatggttctgattctttttgcactgtcttgctgtaaaatttttaattttggcagaatttttcaagtatcagaagtatagtgaatgttcagattgctacagactgttctgttttagacagattctgtttttgatgcatagtttgcttgttttgatgaaactatcaatttatatcagtggattaagccatgaaaaagttatattacagtagacaaaatgcaaaaacaaaatatgaattggtttgcaacagtacttagagtagtgatttgttttattatactaacggatcttaccgagttttctgttgaagttttgtgtggatgaagtgttcgatgattgagaaggtctcgatgtgagaagaaggaagagaggcaagcgcTCAAGCTTGGCGATTCCCGAGGcacaccaagtaaatattcaaggagactcaagcgtctaagcttggggatgctggggaggcatcccctcttttgtcaacaagtatcggtatgttttcggattcgtttcgttcatgcgatatgtgcaatcttggagcgtctttgctttagttttcatgtttcttttttgcaccatgctagtatgagatagtccttggttagaatgctctttgcacttcacttatattctttgagtatggctttatagaatgcttcatgtgcttcacttatatcatttgaagtttggattgcctgtttctcttcacttagacaactgccatttgtagaatgctcttttgcttcacttatatttgttagagcgtgggcatatcttttgtagaaagaattaaactctcttgcttcacttatatctatttagagagatgacaggaactgatcattcacatggttagtcataaaatcctacataaacttgtagatcgctgaatatgatatgtttgattccttgcaatagttttgcgatataaaggtggtgatattagagtcgtgctagttgagtaattgcgaaattgagaaatacttgtgttgaggtttgcaagtcccgtagcatgcacgtatggtgaaccgttatgtaacgaagtcggagcatgaggtgtttattgattgtcttccttatgagtggcggtcggagacgagcgatggtcttttcctgccaatctatcccctaggagcatgcgcgtagtactttgtttcgatgactaatagatttttgcaataagtatgtgagttctttatgactaatgttgagtccatgcattatacgcactctcacccttccatcattgctagcctctctagtaccgtgcaactttcgccagtaccataaacccaccatataccttcctcaaaacagccaccatacctacctattatggcattttcatagccattccgagatatattgccatgcaacttccatcatcatcatatacatgacttgagcatttattgtcatattgctttgcatgatcgtaagatagctagcatgatgttttcatggcttgtccgttttttgatgtcattgctacgctagatcattgcacatcccggtacaccaccggaggcattcatatagagttatatctttgttccagatatcgagttgtaatattgagttgtaagtaaataaaagtgtgatgatcatcattattagagcattgccccaaaaaaaagagaggccaaagaagcctaaataaaaaaaggggggccaaagaagcccgcaaaaaagagagaaaggggcaatgttactatccttttaccacacttgtgcttcaaagtagcaccatgttcttcatatagatagtctcttgagttatcactttcatatactagtggtaattttcattatagaacttggcttgtatattccaacgatgggcttcctcaaatgccctaggtcttcatgagcaagcaagttggatgcacacccacttagtttcagtttgaactttcatatacttatagctctagtgcatccgttgcatggcaatccctactcctcacgttgatatctattaatgggcatctccatagcccattgatacgcctagttgatgtgagactttcttctttttttgtcttctccacataaccctcaccatcatattctattccacctatagtgctatgttcatggctcacgctcatgtattgcgtgaaagttgaaaaggtatgagaacgtcaaaagtatgaaacaattgctcggcttgtcatcggggttgtgcatgatgtgaatatcttgtgtggtgaagatagagcatagccagactatatgattttgtagggataagctttctttggctatgttatttcaataagacataattgcttggttggtatgcttgaagtattgcttgGTTGTCATCGAGGAAGTAGGTGTCAGCCAAACATTAAAGAAAAAAAACTAGGAAGGCTGCTGTGAATCTACGTAATTCCAGCAGGCGCAAAAGACACTCTAATAGTGCTCTATTACCTGCAGCAACACGAAACCGAAAATACAGGAAAATGTGCGAGGATAGGGTACAAAGGAACATGTGTGGAACACCTACAGTGTTTCTATATATGTACGGCCATAATATGAAAATATCACACTTCTTATTTCTTAACGGTACACGTATTGGAAATTTGCGCCTTTCGTGCTAAAACTATCAGGAAACCACAGGAGGCCATCAGGTTCAGGAACTCAGTTTCAATTTTGAATGTGCTTTGCCAATGCTGGTGCTGGTAAGTGATAACCAGGCCAAAAGACCTTGCGAAGGTAGACGTAGAGATGTATTAGCAGAAAAGGTACACCATTGTGCGTCCATATACTAATATTAAGGAAATCGATTTGTTTAAGCAGAGTATCTTCGAAATAGCTCTTATCCCTTTCTCAACATTGTGCAAGATCTGAACTGCGGTACCAAGGTGGCATTATAATTCAAAGCAAAGTAATCAAATAACAACAAGATAAAAATATATGCTTACGACTGCTTGAAGGATCATACTGCCATGCGCGCACGATCAGCTGGTTTGGTGGCTCCGGCATATCGAATTCACCGGATTCCACAACCTTCCTCCGTCGCAGGTCCACGGCAAAGATGCAGGAGCCGAGGAAGAAGTAGAGCTTGTCTGGGTCCGCGGGGTCGAGGAGCGCAAGCGCGGGGATGCTCCCTGGCAGCATGGCGTCGAGGTAGCTCTCGTCGGCCCAGATGTCCGGCAAGGGCACGCGGCGCTCGGGGTTCCATTTATCAGCCTCGGTGAGCGCCCACGTGCTCACCACCGGGGCGGCGGGATCGCCATGGATCTGCACGTACCTCAGCCTTCCGCTGCTCGCCTTCACGCAGCTGTGGGAGGCCCTGTTGGCCAAATTTTCCACTTTTCCCGGAAGCGGGTCGATGATCGTCGGAAGCGGGACGTGTAGCAGCTCCGGCTTGTCGGAGTAGGGGTCACAGGCGAGGAGGCCGTACGAGAGCTCCACCCACCAGAGCATCCCTCCGTGGGACACGACCCCCTCGCAGAACCACTGCCGGTGCAGCGGCGGCGAGTAGGCGAACTCCGTCACGGCCCACTTGTACTGCCCCACCGTGTAGCGGAGGAGCGTGGCGCGGCCGGAGCCGTCGCCGGAGGGCTGGGGCTCGGCGACCACGCAGCTGTCGCCCCTCGTCATTAGGCCGACGTTGGCGCCGTCGAAGCCCATGGGGCAGTTGTGCTCGCGGAAACAGGTGGCCTCACCTGTGCGCGCGTGGCAAAGGTGGTAGGTGACCTCCCCGCTAGGCTCCGTGGCGCAGAGGAGGAGCAGGCCGGAGGGGTCCGCAGCGGCGACGTAGGGGTAGctggggaggcagggcggcggggAGATGCGGAGCGACACGGTGAGGATTGAGGCGCGCGGGAGCTCGTCACAGGCGACGGAGACGTCGGTGCCCGGCGGGAAGGTGCGCTTCGCCTCCTTGTCCTTCACAACTTTAGGGATTCGAGCCAGGATGGACCACCgctccggcagcggcggcggcggcatggctGGCCCAGAGGGATTTGATCGATTAGGGTTAGGCCAACTCCAATACTGGACCCTGATTCGTCCGAGTCTGTCCGTTCTGGTCCAAACTGTTCCTAAAAAATATTATCCGGCTTGACCGATTTTGGGCATAAATTTTGGTCGGGCTTTGCGGTAGACACGCACGCGCCGTCTCGCCATTCGCCTAGGGCCCACGTGTCAGCCATCCAACTACCTCCCACCGATCCCATTAAATCCATATGAATGGATGGGCCCGCCGGTCAGCCAGCCAACCGCGTCAGGGTGCATCCTTTTTTGTGGTGAAGTCGTGGACCCCTCAGCCAGCCAGCCAGGCCAGTCCACTTCCACTTCCCCACCCCGTCTCCACGTCATTGCTCCCTTCGTGTTCGACACCAAACCCTAGCCTAGCGGCAGCACCCCACCTCGCTCCCCGCCAGCCGCCGCGATGGGCTTTTGGAAGTGGGTGACAGGCAAGAAGGGCAAGCACGACCGCGAGACGGGCCCGTCATTCGCCTCGCCTGGAAGCGTGGCCACCCACTCCACCTCGCATGACGCATTCTTAATCTCCCATCCGGCGACTCCTGTACGCTTCTGCCCGTACATCAAGATGGAGGTCTGCCACCGGTACTGGCTGATTGGAACTCCGCTGTCGTGGTCCGATGCCCACCTCCCCAAC includes the following:
- the LOC119348616 gene encoding uncharacterized protein LOC119348616 — encoded protein: MPPPPLPERWSILARIPKVVKDKEAKRTFPPGTDVSVACDELPRASILTVSLRISPPPCLPSYPYVAAADPSGLLLLCATEPSGEVTYHLCHARTGEATCFREHNCPMGFDGANVGLMTRGDSCVVAEPQPSGDGSGRATLLRYTVGQYKWAVTEFAYSPPLHRQWFCEGVVSHGGMLWWVELSYGLLACDPYSDKPELLHVPLPTIIDPLPGKVENLANRASHSCVKASSGRLRYVQIHGDPAAPVVSTWALTEADKWNPERRVPLPDIWADESYLDAMLPGSIPALALLDPADPDKLYFFLGSCIFAVDLRRRKVVESGEFDMPEPPNQLIVRAWQYDPSSS